TCCTTGATCCTACCAAATAATACGTCTAAAAATCTTTATGCGTgcattaaaatgataaaatacacaattattcatcaaagcatttattacatttttccttttaaattccCGATAAAAACGTAACCATTGCTCTTTGAATAAGCACTTGCAGTAACACATTTAGTGTGCATTTACTtgcaaatcaaaaaaaaaaagatatatacgCATTAGGCAAACCACATACGATTACTAAGTATAAAGGTATTTTTtatgaacaatatttttttataaacaaagcaatacatatttttttaatataccaaactaaatattacataagaaataattacaaaatatacatttgtatacATTGTACCAACACAAATCCCAATAATACACGAAGCTAATACATGTATcgtttttttaaagaaaaatttgtgTAAAATAACAAACATTTAAACGATATTAGATGTTATATCtattgttttgaaaaattgtgattCACAGCTACAGTTTCTTCAAATCTTGTTATTCGTTTAATTTGCATAATTTAGTTAACTGTATTTGCATAATTCAAttcctaattatataaattcataatttatatatgctCACTCTAACtattagtatataatttatgaaaaaaactaCAGTAAATCACCATGTTTGTATATTATTAagcaaaatatacatataattctaaaaaataattaatctaaaTGTATAAATACGACATTTGTATATTCACAAGTAAAATATACAAATGAGAAATCGAAATATACAAATCACATGAAATATACAAATGACAATATCCACAGCAAACAAAACTATAGTTATGAAACATAATTTATCAAAACAATAACTATAAGACGTTATTGTAACcattatatttgtcatttttgaatttttctcttttcaataCACTCTACTAAACGATTCCATTAAAATGACGAATAATTTCAATCAAAAACCATAGATATACTCGaatcgggtcgggtcgggtcacCGAGTAGCAAAGGGTTGGGCTAGGTGTTCAGATCTCAAAGTAAAAAGGCTTACTTCTCGCCGTTTAGGGTTTTACATCTCTCTTTTCCCCAAAACCAAATTTCTGCGTCTCTCTCACAAATTTTCTCAGCCATGACTGCTCAATCTCAAGAAGAGCTCTTAGCCGCTCATCTCGAACAACAGAAGCTTGAAGTAATTTTCCTTGTCCCTCTCCTCATATAGAGGACTTGAACTGTAGATACAaagttctgtttttttttaaatatgtttttctgTTGATTTAATCGTTAGGTAGAgtagttttttttgttaaaatgatCAGTAATTGTTCGATTTTTAGTTTGGAAGGTTCGTTTTTTTGCCTGAGATTTATGTCGTGTTTTGTGATGTTTTTATTATGCTGAGTGTACACTGTGTGTTGCTGTTGTTATACTGAATGGTTGTGTTGCTACTGTGTATGTTGAGTGACCAGACGAATTGGCAAGATAAAATTGAACTTTTGAGCAAAGATCTGTTAATATTAGTATTACTTTAGTAGTTTATTGTTATTCGttttggattatttttttattgttttgttgtATGCTGATTGCTGTGTTAGTTTGTTGTAGCTACTGTGTTCCCTTTAGTATTGTTTTGTCAATGACTATCGGGAATAGCTACTCTACCTTTCAAGCCACGGACTCGGCTAGTGGATACACTGGgtttattgatatttttgtaGTAGAAGTTTGAGGTTTGTTCATAGGTTTCTGAGTGTTCTGGGTGCAATTGGCAAGGTGTTTGTTTGCTTgcaaattgaaaagaaataaagatatgTAAAAAGACTAGTGGTTCCTGATTTTCTGCCATTATTTTAGATGGCCTCTCCATTATTTTTCAGCGTAGCTGTCAGCATACTGCTATCGTCCTCTTTTATCTGGGTTGGACGGGCAATGTGATCAAGCTCTCGCAGGCCGACCCCATTTTTCTTGGGGGCTAAAGCTTAGTTGTTTTGTTTATGTAttagtatattaagttactttTCTGGGTATTATAACTTACAGACGCATTGGGAGGCTGTTTAATTTTTCAGAAATGGGTTATGTAAGAAAGATTTGGAAAACAACTACTAATTTGCTTGTCCAACACTTTCTTCAGTGAAATTTGTatctttgttttaaaaaaaaatcaaagtttgaATCTTTTGAGATTACTAGCACAATAAGTAgggttataaaatttattaacagATGCataaagaaagaaggaaaatggACGAAATTAAGCTTCTGTGGTCCATGTGCGTTATTGAAGTTATCAACTTTAAGTGTGTTCTCAATGTTTGTCTTAAAAGCAGCTTCTTTCAAGAGGGTGACAGTTTTTTGATCCTTGTGTAAGCTTATAGAGTTTTTACTCCCTTCTCTTGTAGTCTGAGGTACCAATCATCgaggatgaagaagatgatgacgacgacgatgacgatgagaAAGATGACGACGACGCTGAAGGTAAGTGTACAATAATTATTGACAATTCCGAGTCCTGATATGGTTTGTTTATTTTGACAGTTCATATTAGAATGGTATCAGTGCCAGCCACAGCGAGACACCCTTTATAAAGGAATTTCATCTGATACACTTCCACAaaagtttttcttatttatctgAGAGTATTTTTCTGACAGGACTAcaacttgaaaaaaatttaataatatcaatatgaGACAGGAAATGGTCTTAAAACCAACATAATCCTAGACCCTAACCCATGTGGAGTTGTGATAATGGACCCACACCTCTTGCATAAAATCCTGCGTAAGTTACTTTAGTGCCATTTCTTATAAGTATTTTAAGTATCCCCTCCTTGATTTTAGCAGACTGCTAAATCTCTCTTTAGCTGGTCCATAAACACCATTGCGGGGAACACTTTTGTCATCAGAAATTCTTTGGAAGGCAGTTTTCGAGTTGATCAAACTATTTTTCTGGGCAATTCTTAGAGTAACAGCGCCAATGCAGAAGTAGAGAAACTGAGCCTATGATTTGCTAAAGCTTGTTTTTGTTCTAATTGCTTGTAAGTTAAGTTAGGTACTTAGGTACATCTATTTATCAAATTGAAGGGAAGTGAATTATTCATGATTTTTAAGTTTAACACTTCCTGGTTAATTCCCGTCAGGCATTGATTTAGATTTATGTCAGATGGACATGGCATCTTGTCTGGGACAACAAATCCGTTGAACCGTCTGATCCAATCAGCAGACATGAGATTATTTGTCTATCCCCTAAAGATAGATAATATTTGAGATACAACCTGATATTATTGCTTTCCAATTCAGTTGATTATCAAAATGTTTCTTTTACTCTGAATAACTTTCTGAGATGTTATGAACTTAACTTGATAGCCTTCTAACCCCCCATATTTTGGATATAAGTGATCTAAAATTCGTACATTTTTATACTCAAGTGTTATTTTCCACAGATACAGTCACGCGACATGTCAATTGAAATAATCatatgttatttacatatttgaTAATGCATAAGTTATAAATCTTATTGAATAAACACTGGTGTTGGATCATAAGTTCTAATGTCAGAGGATTTGAGATAACCACAACCTAAAAGGGTCAATATGTATCAGAAGATTGGCTAGGGGTGCCTCCCTGTACCAAATGTCCTCCACAAAGGTTTGGTCAAGCTAAACCCATGTAAAAGAGAATGTATCAGTAAACAGAATCTAACATTAGTTATCATGGTCGCCTGTAAGCATCCTGTAGTTTATAAAAAGGATTATCAAGAACCAAGATTTAATCTTGTATGTATCATTTGTCTATATATTGGAGTGCTGCATGTTTTTCTCTGTTCAGATGCAACAGAAAGGCCATGAGAGTTGCTTATTCCCTGATTATTGTGTCAATACTTAAATGCTTATTGTTGTGGCCAGAACTTGGAGATGGTAGTGGCAGGTCGAAGCAGAGCAGGAGTGAGAAGAAGAGCCGAAAAGCTATGCTAAAGCTAGGAATGAAGCCAATCCCAGGTGTCAGCCGTGTAACTGTCAAGAAGAGCAAAAATGTAAGTTGACGTTATTATGCTCGCttcccttttccttttattctctatttttaaaatatatgtaagtTGCTTAGAATAACTTTCTTctgtttcttttgttttttttttcccatTCAGATACTATTTGTCATCTCAAAACCAGATGTTTTCAAGAGCCCAAATTCAGACACATATGTCATATTTGGTGAAGCAAAGATTGAGGACTTGAGCTCACAGTTGCAGTCTCAAGCTGCAGAGCAGTTTAAGGCTCCTAATCTAAGCAACGTTATATCGAAGCCAGAGCCATCAACTGTTGCTCAGGATGACGAGGACGTTGATGAAACTGGCGTAGAACCAAAGGATATTGAGCTGGTGATGACTCAAGCAGGAGTTTCCAGACCCAAAGCCGTCAAAGCTCTCAAGGCCGCAGAGGGTGATATTGTCTCTGCTATCATGGAGCTTACAAACTAGGATTACTTTCCAAATCTTCTGAGCAGTGCTTTCTTTGGAAGTTTTAAAGATTTTGAGTTGCTGCTCCTTTTTATCTGCGCGTCCTGTTTATCTTACCGTCTTTATCTGTCGTTGTATACCAGATTGGATTGTTATGTAAGAGAGAAGGTCTAAACATTTGATGTGTCCCTTTCTGTCTCAACTAAATCTTGTTTCTGTGATGTGGTCTGCTTAGCCTTCCTGGTTTTCGAAATAAGCTGGGGAGAGAGTGTTTTTGGAAAATGATAGAGAGGTAACTTGTTAAATTTGAATGGGTCAAAATCAACAAATCGATTAATTTCCAGTTACGTGCAAAGTTTGGCATGTGATGTGTGGACATAGAatcgagaaaaaaaaaataaagaagaaatttacaaattgaacttttatgaatatatataaaacgATACGTCATAAAGTATAAAATTCGAAATCAGAATAAATAGATCAAATGGAAGGAAGGACCATTTTTATAAAGAGTTATCCATCAcacaaatgatatatatatttttttcaaaaaacacaAATTATTATATCAACTTGTAATAAGCATGACATGATGCttcaaatttacaaaaataacaataataattcaattttaataattagaTAGCGATTGAAAATTGACTAAAAAGGACACGTCATTGCTCTTCTAACAAACAACTCCAAAAGTGGGCCTAAAAGTCTTTCTAAGTCAACAAACAGCCcaaatttatttctatttttctttcctaaCTATACCACCACGTAAAATCGCGACGcgataaatatttaaattgtatttatattcggaaaatatataaatatctcTCTAAATTATGATTGAAATTTCAGAAACGCATCTTAACTAAATTAAGATTTCGTTACCCTCTTGAACTTTTTTTAGTGAGGGGTAATAAAACCTTACCTTATTTTAGTGAAGGTCTGTGTCTGAGATTTTGATCATATACATTAttgtaatttcaaaaaaaagttagaaTCGTACTTGTACACTATGTATATATCTATGTAATTATTGTATAATATAGATATATcgattaagaaaataataaatttgacgtgttatttatatataaaaatattaatttaaagaagGATGGGTCAATTTTTCGAAGTATATAGGACAGTACTATCAAGTACAGCAACCTATATTTGACTATTTGATTTTattgaaaacatcaattaaattcaatatttatacatCAATCAAAATGGACggtaaaatttcttttaaatacctatcaatttcaatataaaaatgtTGATTGTTGGGATTAGTTGGGTGTTAAAGATAGTTATTGTCTAATTAATTTTTGTGTAACTATttctcatataaatatataattaattctgATATAACTTATTGATTCAATAATCGTTATAGTTTGAAAATATCAATATTACTTCATGCCTATGTCAcccccatatatatatatatatatctctttattatgttttatgtgATGCGTTTTTGTTTTGatccgtttaaaaaaaaaattatattactataaTGAAAAAcgatttaactttaaaaaatattttttatcctaaatGAAATGAATCTCAATCACACGAATACCTAATGATTGTTTcagattataaaaattttaaaagtctaTTTTTCTTGAACATTACCATACCAAatcaaaaaatatcacataaaataaaacgaaCCAAATTCTTTTTTTCCACAAAAGACTTGTAAGGTCAGCTACATGACCAAGTCTAACAGTAAAGGCAATATACTTCAATTTTCAAtctacaaatatttaataaacaattaatttttcttagatAAAGAATATGctaaaaaaatatcatgaaacTTACACattaagtctttttttttcttaatcagTATTCGATACTCATATTAGGATctgattaattttatatttacgCATTACAAAATCATCGATCTCTAAACACAGTAATTctaatatatcttttatttttataaatttaaatttgagatttttaacAAACGATAAAATATCTTAACCATGGTTAAAGTCAACCTTGGCATGCAAGAAACTTAACATGTCAGAATATTATTCCTGTCTCTATGCAGTAACCTTTTGACTAGGGTAAGCATTTTCAGCTATAACTAATATTcaataatcattatttaattttccaaTAACATAtaggaataaaaatatatagatactTCCcaaatcaagaataaaaaataataaaatatatatatttcaacacttTAGAAGTCTCAAACTATAGAATAAGgtaattcttattttatgtgACTAATTGGTTGTTAGCTCCATGACCAAGTCTAACACTAAAGACATTATATTCTAATTCCAATTGCAAATAGTTAACGAATATTTTAAGCTTATAAATTCTGAATTCTATAAAacgtaatttaaaaataaataatagttaaaattatttttgttatatattaagTAAACCTTAATGTAAATATGAGtttgattaaaattattgagttcTGTGAATTCGCAAGTAAAATCATATGAAATCTCAAAGCTCCGAACTTCGTAGTAAGAACTTTTTGAATTTCAATCGATGTAACTACGATATTAATTAGTCTTTGCCCTTTCTAGGGTTTTGAAAAAGTCAGGATTTTTGGGCAGATTACAGTATCCGACCCTTCTCTTTCTGCCGATTCCCCGGGTTGTCGGAATCTCTGATTCGATCAGGACCAGAAGCCCTACAACTCCTGAAAGAAGGTCAAATAATGTCTCATCCGAAGTTccctaaaaaaattgtatcgattttatgatattatgcatGGATCATGTATATCATAGCGACTTCTTCAGTAGGACTGGagagataaatattttctttcttttgatcgTAAGTATGATCAAATATCATTGAGCTTTGATACTCTAAAATAATTAAGGCTACTAAATGAATAACACGGATATAGATCACACTAGATAactcattaaaataatatattatgatcTATCATAGACCTAAAGTCAACCTATTCTAATTaagtcatattattattattattttaatttttttctaacatAATTTGAGTAAACGTTTGCTGCTATAGTTCTTGTTTTTAATTCtccaagaagaaaataaaataaaatatatatgcattatAAATATAACATTATTCTCTATACAAGCTGCCAAGGcatagtagcaaatattcaaatatatattattctccATATGaagcataaataaataattttatagatCAGATAattagtattttcttttttacaatTAATACAAGTGGGGCAACTTTAGTGtactattttttgtatttaaattgttactatttgttttcaaagaatttgaattttcaaaagattcaCGAGGGTTTTTAAATACTTATCTACTATAATAATCGGAtatcatatatatcaatttataaCTTTGATCTCTCTAAATGGACCgaaaacaattttaatttaagagaaatacattttcttttatttatatttgtaatttatGCATTCCTTTTCCCTCGGACAaaattcacatatttttaaggaaaaattacataaattaaaacattttaaaaataagattttagtgatactttttgtttattatcatcaatattgtgataaatctgtaatatgtattaaaagtgaattatttatgcaatatatttgaattagttgtttttgaaatatatttgtgtttgtttggttaaaaatagtcacattgtattataagtatattaaaatgtgtgataaatatattatccatcattaaaacttgtattatatgtggataataaattattctttgtaatatatattaaacttgtattataaataaattaactcaaatgaaaaaaatgttattgatataaatgataaatattttttttattatagaacatttatgtaagtttcccttttAATGAATGATTTGTATGCAAATTCAAACCCTAAAATCAACAATAAACCATTACCATTATCTGAATAATGGAACTCCTAATATCAAATGGGAAAAGTATCGAAATTATTTCTTGAATCGAAAAAATTTCTAATAGGAACACCacaagtttaaaattaattatgaccCTAACTCTAAGAGGATTGACTCTACGTAAACTTTAGCTTTACCTTGTTGAGACAGAAAGACTATTTTCAGAAAATTCTCaactcaaatatattataattcaaaataggtataaaaaagaaaaaaatagtaaaaatagcATAAGAGCTAATCAAGAGAACAATACGAGCCACAAGAACAACACAATGCAATaactaaaatacaataaatacatgCGATAAAGAAGATCAAAAGCAAGTATACATAATAAAACTCTATTACTACAACAAACAACACAACACTAGTCTCTATCTTCTTAGATTAATCCGCTCACAAGTCAAAACGAACGCTTGTCATCTGCTTACAGGGCCTTCGATCAAATATTATATCTTTGGTCGATTCAAAACCAACACAACTACATTAGATCTAGACATTCTACCTTTGTCGAATCAAAACCAACACCACTATATTACGCTCGGACAATTTAATATATATCCACAACTTTGAATCTCTACTCCAAATACACCTTATAACCAAGAGAAATcacaaacaaagaaaatgaaaatggaactaaaatagaaaattgaaaactaaaaaagaaaacttcATAGAATTACATAAACAATTAACCAATTAATTCACATTCTACTTTCTTTAACCAAAAAttaaaccaatttttttttggaaaaaaacatttaataataaCGGGAATAATTAATTCCAACATCAAAACGTTGTGTATCCCCCAAGCTAAACATCAAACTATAAACAGATCTGATTTTCCCATTTTACCCTTCCCCTAAACTATAAAGGTGAAATTACAACAAAGTCCCTAATAATACTACTAACTTCATTAGCATTACATTCCTGATTCAAGGGTAGGAAAGTCACAAAAAGAGTCAAAACCATAGCCACCGTCAACCACCACCGCAGACGGCTGATGTACGGCGGCGACCCTCCCGGCCACCGCCGGTGGTGGGTGCATGAACGATGAAGTGGGGTCCAGTAGAAAAGCTGACGTGTCCAAAGTAGGCAAACAGCTCACCGGCTGTACCCGGTCAACCTGTCTCCTCGGCTCCGGCTTCAAAATAGAAGAAACCGAAAACTGTCCGTTCCCGGTCCCGTTACCGGAGATTCTAGCTCCGGTCACCTGCTGCACCATCTGCCGGAAACTATCAACGTCCGCCGTTATGTATGTAGTCGACGCGCGCTTCGAAGCGCGTGGCTTACGCTTCACGATTTTTTTGCTaactccaccaccaccaccactcCGCCGTTTCATCGAACCGGAAGCTCCAGTTGAAGCAGCATCGTTCTCCGACCCACCGGAAAACGTCGGCCCAGATGCACTCGCAGTTAAAAACGGGGAACCCATTTCTCCAGTAGGCATAACATCCTCATTCCCTTCGCCGGTATACGATTTCTGCAGAACTTTCGTTAAAGTTTCAGTTTCTTTAGCGAAGATATCAGTAAACCATGAATCGTTAAACGCAGAACGAAAACCCCATTGTTCCATTGTCATGAAATTATCAGAAGACGCCATTTTTGCTTCTCCAGAGCTCAAAAATTAACCAAATTAACTGTTTTTTAGGTCAAAATTGATGTTTACAGCATGTTTTAGAAAGACCCAGATGATGTTTTTGAGGAttttagaatgaaaaaaaaagtgaagaagaaagaggtGTTTAGAGAGAAAATAATGGTGAAGAAAAATGGAGATTAAATAGGGAAGAAGGAAGAAGGAAGCGCGTTTTTTGGGGACACGCGTCAGCAGATATGTACGGACAGTAATGACTCAAATACTACAAAATTACTTTAGCATTTTGTTTTGACTATTGGAGTGTGATCCAATGAGAGCTTAAGTTTTATTTAGAAGTTTttataatcacataaatattGCGATAAAAATGACATAGCTttatatttaatactaaaaCGCTCAGTTTATAGTAAacgaaattatttaaaatttatactaatatataacaatatcatAATCAGTGAAAtctcataaatataatttagagAGGTATAAAATATACGTAAACTTCATCACTATCTTAGAAAGATAGAAACACAATTTTCGAAAGagaacaaatataaaatatacataattaaaagtgtttttagccaaaaatattttttaaatcatgcCTCAAACTTAAAAGTATCACTCTAGCAGAAAATATCCTTTAAgtatttaaaagtgaaaaattttcattattttattagatGTCGTAAAAATATGAGTAGGTTACATGATTATTAACAAAAGTTTTTCTACataatttcatttcattacatGCTATGAGAAGTTTCTAAAAAGAGTATAAATCATCTTAGACACTATTACTTACTAGAACAATAAATGTTTGAAAGTTGTGAGGATACatggttttttttcttctcattagTAACGGAAAGAAGTTGTAGCTTAATTATCATTTCTTTTTCATAGCCAAACTGTATTTAGATCGATAAATTTCTGGGCCAATTTGATATTGAAGTGTTCAAAACAttgatttttcttgtatttgAATATCATTCTATATTATTAGAAACGAAAGTCTCCAAAAAGGTCAATTCTAGCATATTCAATTGAGAAAAAACATAttcaactaataatatttttaagagataatgcacaagtacaccccctcaacctatgtccgaaaactcggagacacacttatatatataaagctcctattaccccctgaacttattttattaataattttctatccctttttgacctacgtggcactatcttgtgggtctaACGCTGATAGACTTTTTCTTTCacgctagtgccacgtaggccgaaaataagttcaggggataataggatcttaatatagtataagtgtgtctctgggatatCGGACAtatgttgagggggtacttgtgcattttccctattaatatgaaattatatgaaaaaaaactatCCAATTAAAAGATTTTGCAAAATGCTAAAATTCAATTACCGAAAAGTTGTAAGATTTTGGTGTatctaagaataataattacaaCAGAATGACTTCATTTTTGTGCATGTGTTAATTTTCAGATAAACTCAAGTATAAGGATGAAAATTATTCACTTTTAAATGCTGAAAGAATTTTTTCAACTGAAAATGATACTTTAAagatataattttaagtttaaaaatatattttgatgataattttaatcatataacatgctataatatataatcaaataaatattcaattataaaaaataaaacttcgTATCAATTCAAACTATATATGTCGTTAATATGATATTTGGGGTAAAGTGCAAACCGCATGGAtgaataaaataactttttgcttttttagaaaatccaaaaaatagtACTTATTGGTTTTATGAGTAATTTTAGACGGTGGAGGCGCGTTATCGGCTTTAGAAGCCGACGCGTTAAACGCGGCTCCCAACATCGGCTTTAACATTCAGATATTTGCTGCTATGCCGTTTAAGGTTTTGcaccttttttttctatttattgcTCCATTTAAAATgtgtaatattattatatttttttttaaaatatggttttttaaaatattattataatttagtgTAATGTTTCGAGTTGCAAGTTAACATTATTAAATACATTTTGCATCTAACTAATGTTGGCAATTCAAGATCATTAGGTTGGGtgagatataaaaaaaatgagaatgaTGATATTAGTGCAAGGAAATTATGTGGAAAATGTGATTAATTTTACGCGTTTAGTCAATTTACGTGTGAATTGATCTTAAGAAAGTCTCGAAATAGTTGTCGTTCGGGTATGAACGCAATAATTGTAAGATGTTTTAACTGTAAATTTATGTTTGACTGTTGAAGTAAATTGAATGACCAAGCCgagttaatattattatattttttaaaatataattctttttatattgttataatttagTGTAATGATTCTGCAAGCTATCTCTATTAAATACATTTTGCATCTAAATAATTTTGGCGACTCAAGATCATTAGGTTGGGTGAGATACTAAGAAAAATTAGAATGATGATTAGTGCAACAAAGTTACGTAAAAAATGTGATTAATTTTACGCGTTTAGTTAATTTACGTGTGAATTGATCTTAAGAAAGTCTCGAAATAGTTGTCGTTTAGATATGAATGCAATAATTGTAAGATATTTTAACTGTAGATTCATGCTTGACTGCTAAAGCGAATTGAATGATCAGGCCGAGCTAACTAACGAATTAAAATGTGTAGTATTattgcatttttaaaaatatatataaagaaaaatgattcaCCGTAAAGATTTAAGTTGTAAGTTAACACTTTAAATACATTTAACTCTAAATAATGTTGCCAATATATTCACTAGATCATTAGGTCAGTTGAGATATCAGAAATGAGAATGATGATATTAGTGTAAAATTTATGTGGAAAACGTAACTGATCGTAAGTGAACATTTTTATCTGTTTAGCAATTTGTGTAGTGTGAATCGATCTTAAGAAATTTCAAAGTGATTGTCGTTCAGATAAATAcgcaataaataataaagatacTTTGACATAGAATTATGTCTCATCTGTAAAGCGAATTGAATGATCAAATTGAACCGATGAATTAAA
The sequence above is a segment of the Solanum lycopersicum chromosome 10, SLM_r2.1 genome. Coding sequences within it:
- the LOC101251235 gene encoding nascent polypeptide-associated complex subunit alpha-like protein 1 → MTAQSQEELLAAHLEQQKLESEVPIIEDEEDDDDDDDDEKDDDDAEELGDGSGRSKQSRSEKKSRKAMLKLGMKPIPGVSRVTVKKSKNILFVISKPDVFKSPNSDTYVIFGEAKIEDLSSQLQSQAAEQFKAPNLSNVISKPEPSTVAQDDEDVDETGVEPKDIELVMTQAGVSRPKAVKALKAAEGDIVSAIMELTN
- the LOC101251527 gene encoding calmodulin-binding protein 25, with the protein product MASSDNFMTMEQWGFRSAFNDSWFTDIFAKETETLTKVLQKSYTGEGNEDVMPTGEMGSPFLTASASGPTFSGGSENDAASTGASGSMKRRSGGGGGVSKKIVKRKPRASKRASTTYITADVDSFRQMVQQVTGARISGNGTGNGQFSVSSILKPEPRRQVDRVQPVSCLPTLDTSAFLLDPTSSFMHPPPAVAGRVAAVHQPSAVVVDGGYGFDSFCDFPTLESGM